In Methylococcus geothermalis, one genomic interval encodes:
- a CDS encoding SDR family oxidoreductase encodes MTTLVTGATGHLGANLVRALLARGEKVRAFVRTQSDTAALEGLDVERACGDLRDRRSIREALEGVERLYHTAAFVSIRNGDRQELFDVNVIGTRMLMQEARRAGVRRVVHTSSFGAVGINPEGASNEGWTVSPFELGTDYERTKAVSEHDVLLEAVRGLDVTIVNPAAIVGPWDFRPSLIGRTILDFAQGRMKAFVPGAFDFVPMRDVVAAELLAMDKGIRGERYLVTGEYRSIGEILRWLEELTGRPRPKLAVPPRLMQGIALLKDPLERRFFPHKAPRFNYHSIRLLNSGKRGDSSRIRRELGLIPTSTREAFADAVAWFRERGMI; translated from the coding sequence GTGACCACGCTAGTCACCGGCGCCACCGGCCATCTGGGCGCCAACCTGGTGCGGGCATTGCTCGCCCGCGGCGAGAAGGTCCGGGCCTTCGTCAGGACGCAAAGCGATACCGCGGCGCTCGAGGGATTGGACGTCGAGCGGGCCTGTGGCGATCTGCGCGACCGCCGCTCGATCCGGGAAGCGCTGGAGGGCGTGGAACGGCTGTACCATACCGCCGCTTTCGTCAGCATCCGCAACGGCGATCGCCAGGAGCTGTTCGACGTCAACGTCATCGGCACCCGGATGCTCATGCAGGAGGCGAGGCGGGCCGGCGTCCGGCGGGTGGTGCACACCAGCTCGTTCGGTGCCGTCGGCATCAATCCCGAGGGCGCTTCGAACGAAGGCTGGACGGTGAGTCCGTTCGAGCTCGGCACCGACTACGAACGGACCAAGGCGGTATCGGAACACGATGTGCTTCTTGAAGCCGTGCGCGGCTTGGACGTGACCATCGTCAATCCGGCCGCCATCGTCGGCCCGTGGGACTTCCGTCCCAGCCTGATCGGCCGCACCATACTCGATTTTGCCCAAGGCCGGATGAAGGCCTTCGTCCCCGGCGCCTTCGACTTCGTGCCCATGCGCGATGTGGTCGCCGCGGAGTTGCTGGCCATGGACAAGGGCATCCGCGGCGAGCGCTATCTCGTCACCGGCGAGTACCGCAGCATCGGAGAAATCCTGCGGTGGCTGGAGGAATTGACCGGACGGCCGCGCCCGAAGCTTGCCGTGCCGCCCCGCCTCATGCAGGGCATCGCGCTGTTGAAGGATCCGCTGGAGCGGCGTTTCTTCCCGCACAAGGCCCCACGTTTCAACTACCACTCGATCCGCCTGCTCAACTCGGGCAAGCGCGGCGACTCCTCCCGCATCCGGCGCGAACTGGGCTTGATACCGACTTCCACTCGCGAGGCTTTCGCCGACGCGGTGGCTTGGTTCAGGGAGCGGGGGATGATTTGA
- the gnd gene encoding phosphogluconate dehydrogenase (NAD(+)-dependent, decarboxylating), producing MRLGMIGLGRMGANMVRRLLRAGHECVVFDLDQAAVEALAAEGATGASSLEEFVAALTPPRPVWLMLPAVVVDRMAEQLAGVLEAGDILIDGGNSHYVDDIRRAERLAERGLHYVDVGTSGGVWGLERGYCLMIGGEPASVAHLGPIFQALAPGKGEIAGTASRKDGRSTAEQGYLHCGPAGAGHFVKMVHNGIEYGLMAAYSEGFNILSRANIGKAGKASDAETAPLRHPEHYRYDLPIADIAELWRRGSVVSSWLLDLTAEVLGRDPDLARFSGRVSDSGEGRWTVATAIDQGTPAPVLSAALYQRFSSQGEDEFARKILSAMRFAFGGHEEKR from the coding sequence ATGCGATTGGGAATGATCGGTTTGGGCCGAATGGGGGCGAACATGGTCCGGCGGCTGCTGCGCGCCGGCCATGAGTGCGTGGTGTTCGATCTCGACCAGGCGGCGGTCGAGGCCTTGGCGGCGGAAGGCGCGACCGGCGCATCCTCGCTTGAAGAATTCGTGGCGGCGTTGACCCCGCCGCGGCCGGTTTGGCTGATGCTGCCGGCCGTCGTGGTGGATCGCATGGCGGAGCAGCTCGCCGGCGTGCTGGAAGCCGGGGACATCCTGATCGACGGCGGCAATTCCCATTACGTCGATGACATCCGGCGTGCGGAACGTCTGGCCGAGCGCGGGCTGCACTACGTGGACGTGGGGACCAGCGGCGGCGTCTGGGGGTTGGAGCGAGGCTATTGCCTGATGATAGGCGGCGAACCGGCGTCCGTGGCGCATCTGGGTCCCATCTTCCAGGCCTTGGCGCCGGGCAAGGGTGAAATCGCCGGGACCGCCAGCCGCAAGGACGGCCGCAGCACCGCCGAACAGGGCTATCTCCATTGCGGGCCTGCCGGCGCCGGGCATTTCGTCAAGATGGTTCACAACGGCATCGAGTATGGCCTGATGGCGGCCTACTCCGAAGGGTTCAACATTCTCAGCCGCGCCAACATCGGCAAGGCCGGCAAAGCCTCGGATGCCGAAACCGCGCCGCTCCGTCACCCCGAGCATTACCGCTATGACCTGCCGATCGCCGACATCGCCGAATTGTGGCGGCGCGGCAGCGTGGTGTCCTCGTGGCTGCTCGACCTCACCGCCGAGGTCCTGGGCCGCGATCCCGACCTGGCGCGCTTCAGCGGCCGCGTGTCCGATTCCGGCGAGGGCCGCTGGACGGTCGCGACAGCCATCGACCAGGGTACCCCTGCGCCGGTGCTCAGCGCGGCGCTGTACCAGCGCTTTTCTTCCCAGGGCGAGGACGAGTTCGCCCGCAAGATCCTGTCCGCGATGCGCTTCGCATTCGGCGGCCATGAGGAAAAGCGATGA
- a CDS encoding metallophosphoesterase family protein, which yields MKRIGFIADTHGLLRPEAVALLEGSDLIVHAGDIGHPGILDRLRELAPVVAVRGNNDRGAWAENLPETAVAECAGLACYVLHDLRMLAIDPVAEGFGVVVSGHSHRAKIRESGGVLYLNPGSAGPRRFKLPVSVAIIDIVSGQPSARIEGIGV from the coding sequence GTGAAGCGCATCGGATTCATCGCCGACACTCACGGTCTGCTGCGGCCCGAAGCCGTCGCACTGCTGGAAGGAAGCGACCTCATCGTCCATGCCGGCGATATCGGCCATCCCGGGATTCTCGACCGCCTGCGCGAATTGGCGCCGGTGGTGGCCGTGCGCGGCAACAACGACCGTGGCGCCTGGGCCGAGAATCTCCCCGAGACCGCGGTCGCCGAATGCGCCGGCCTTGCCTGCTATGTCCTGCACGACCTGCGGATGCTGGCGATCGATCCGGTGGCCGAGGGTTTCGGCGTCGTGGTCTCCGGCCATTCCCATCGCGCCAAAATCCGCGAAAGCGGCGGAGTGCTCTATCTGAATCCCGGCAGCGCCGGTCCGCGGCGTTTCAAGCTGCCGGTCAGCGTGGCGATCATCGACATCGTCTCTGGGCAGCCATCGGCCCGGATCGAAGGGATCGGCGTCTGA
- a CDS encoding L,D-transpeptidase yields MNDIATAPVTRTSTGRVLVGVLAMAATALLAVELRARLFPFGMVTHPANGASLADPRQGITVEPLGVGTRIAAVELREDGGAIVAAAQGLDRFELDRPLAFGKHYTLTATVERSWSDQRQTEVLEFSTVGIPTLEGPADRSLAPDASVTLRFDQPVGKLEPVGELNLAVQPDETRTAFRLSAADYAQGQTYPTQIRWETTTGVPLPPFELRISTPPPVSAEVNLRGADNLGTAMPLQIAFSEPLAERDDAGRQVRIQTQDGTDVAGRWGWIGKTRLQFTPRNGWPPSSVIRVSAEPGAFRSTQGGFLEPPLDLSFSTGTDRKIFVYLDTQTMTAVENGQTVRTFKVSTGKPKTPTVTGSFYIYARFPTKTMKSRAKKGEKGHYIVENVPYAQYFHADYAFHGAWWHNGFGRPASHGCVNMSTQRHNARWPQAPEDAGWLYQWASLGVPVTVLHSPAPSASTRIALDEQRREQPGLKSSPAP; encoded by the coding sequence GTGAACGACATTGCAACTGCACCCGTAACCCGGACGTCGACCGGCCGAGTGCTGGTCGGCGTGCTGGCGATGGCGGCAACCGCTCTGCTTGCCGTGGAACTGCGCGCCCGCCTCTTCCCCTTCGGCATGGTGACGCATCCGGCGAATGGCGCCTCCCTGGCCGATCCGCGCCAGGGCATCACTGTGGAACCGCTCGGCGTGGGCACCCGGATCGCGGCTGTGGAACTGCGGGAAGACGGGGGGGCGATAGTGGCGGCTGCCCAAGGGCTGGACCGTTTCGAGCTCGACAGGCCCTTGGCTTTCGGTAAGCACTACACCTTGACCGCGACGGTGGAGCGTTCCTGGTCCGACCAGCGGCAGACCGAAGTGCTGGAATTTTCGACCGTGGGCATCCCCACACTGGAGGGGCCGGCGGATCGCAGCCTGGCGCCGGACGCATCGGTGACGCTCCGGTTTGATCAGCCGGTGGGCAAACTCGAACCCGTCGGCGAGCTGAACCTTGCCGTTCAACCGGACGAGACCCGCACCGCCTTCCGGCTTTCCGCCGCCGACTACGCCCAAGGCCAAACCTACCCGACGCAGATTCGCTGGGAAACGACCACCGGCGTGCCGCTGCCACCGTTCGAGCTGCGCATCTCGACCCCGCCGCCGGTGTCGGCGGAAGTCAACCTGCGCGGCGCGGACAATCTCGGCACGGCGATGCCTTTGCAGATCGCCTTCAGCGAGCCTTTGGCCGAACGCGACGACGCGGGCCGGCAGGTACGGATCCAGACGCAGGACGGAACCGACGTCGCCGGACGATGGGGCTGGATCGGCAAGACCCGCCTGCAATTCACGCCGCGCAACGGCTGGCCGCCCTCCAGCGTGATACGGGTCAGCGCAGAACCCGGCGCATTCCGCAGCACCCAGGGAGGCTTTCTCGAACCCCCGCTGGATTTGAGCTTCTCCACCGGAACCGACCGGAAAATCTTCGTCTACCTCGATACCCAGACCATGACGGCGGTGGAAAACGGCCAGACCGTGCGTACCTTCAAGGTCAGCACCGGCAAACCGAAGACGCCCACGGTCACCGGCTCGTTCTACATCTACGCCCGCTTCCCCACAAAGACCATGAAAAGCAGGGCCAAGAAAGGGGAAAAGGGCCATTACATCGTGGAGAACGTCCCTTACGCGCAGTATTTCCATGCCGACTACGCATTTCACGGCGCCTGGTGGCACAACGGCTTCGGGCGTCCCGCCAGCCACGGCTGCGTCAACATGTCGACGCAGCGGCACAACGCCCGCTGGCCTCAGGCGCCGGAGGATGCCGGCTGGCTGTATCAATGGGCCTCGCTGGGCGTACCGGTGACGGTGCTGCACTCGCCGGCGCCGTCTGCCTCGACGCGGATCGCCCTGGACGAGCAGCGCCGGGAACAACCCGGCCTCAAATCATCCCCCGCTCCCTGA
- the zwf gene encoding glucose-6-phosphate dehydrogenase — MSADMTPVHTGDSCVMVIFGATGDLTKRKLVPALYNLAKAGLLAKKFAVIGAAFDDMDTEGFRRHLSDAIHEFAAIELDDALWTGLEERIFFAQGDFRDADYYRRLKDLCERVRGELGIEDNHFYYLATAPAFFGEIVQQLGRAGMAQEPAGHWRRVIIEKPFGRDLDSARALNADIRQVLHERQIYRIDHYLGKETVQNIMVFRFANSIFEPIWNRRYIDHVQITAAETVGVERRGGYYENAGCMRDMVPNHLFQLLSLTAMEPPISFEADAVRDEQTKVLRAIQAPTPEEVLSRMARGQYREGSVDGEPVPAYRAEPNVAPDSHTETFVALKLNLDNWRWAGVPFYLRTGKRMPKRVTEIAIQFRRAPLVLFRNTQIEQLQTNRLVIHLQPNEGISLQFGAKVPGPVMKLGAVKMDFDYEDYFGTSSSTGYERLLHDCMTGDATLFQRADMVEAGWSVIQPILDVWKALPPRAFPNYAAGSWGPKEADELLEEDGRHWANPL; from the coding sequence ATGAGCGCCGACATGACGCCGGTGCATACCGGCGATTCCTGCGTCATGGTCATCTTCGGGGCCACCGGCGACCTGACCAAGCGCAAGCTCGTCCCGGCCTTGTATAACCTCGCCAAGGCGGGGCTGCTCGCGAAGAAGTTCGCGGTGATCGGCGCGGCCTTCGACGACATGGACACGGAGGGTTTCCGCCGGCACCTTTCCGACGCGATCCACGAGTTCGCCGCCATCGAGCTGGACGATGCGTTGTGGACCGGACTGGAGGAGCGCATTTTTTTCGCTCAGGGCGATTTCCGCGACGCCGATTACTACCGCCGCCTGAAGGACCTGTGCGAGCGGGTCCGGGGCGAACTCGGCATCGAGGACAACCATTTCTATTACTTGGCGACCGCGCCGGCCTTCTTCGGCGAAATCGTGCAGCAGCTCGGCCGGGCAGGCATGGCGCAGGAGCCGGCCGGCCACTGGCGGCGGGTCATCATCGAAAAGCCGTTCGGGCGTGACCTGGATTCGGCCAGAGCGCTGAACGCCGACATCCGGCAGGTGCTGCATGAGCGCCAGATCTACCGTATCGACCATTATCTCGGCAAGGAAACCGTGCAGAACATCATGGTGTTCCGCTTCGCCAACAGCATTTTCGAGCCGATCTGGAACCGCCGCTACATCGACCACGTGCAGATCACCGCCGCCGAAACCGTCGGCGTCGAACGGCGCGGCGGCTATTACGAGAATGCCGGCTGCATGCGCGACATGGTGCCCAACCACCTGTTCCAGCTGCTGTCGCTGACGGCCATGGAGCCGCCGATCTCGTTCGAGGCCGATGCGGTGCGGGATGAGCAGACCAAGGTGCTGCGCGCCATCCAGGCGCCGACGCCGGAGGAAGTGCTCAGCAGGATGGCCCGCGGCCAGTATCGCGAGGGTTCGGTGGACGGTGAGCCGGTGCCGGCCTACCGCGCCGAGCCCAATGTGGCGCCGGATTCGCATACCGAGACCTTCGTGGCCCTGAAGCTGAACCTGGACAATTGGCGCTGGGCGGGGGTGCCATTCTATCTGCGCACCGGCAAGCGCATGCCCAAGCGGGTGACGGAGATCGCGATCCAGTTCCGGCGCGCCCCCTTGGTGCTGTTCCGGAACACCCAGATCGAGCAGTTGCAGACCAACCGGCTGGTGATCCATCTGCAGCCGAACGAAGGCATCTCGCTCCAGTTCGGTGCCAAGGTGCCCGGCCCGGTCATGAAGCTGGGCGCGGTCAAGATGGATTTCGACTACGAGGACTATTTCGGCACCAGCTCCAGCACCGGCTACGAACGGCTGCTGCACGACTGCATGACGGGCGATGCCACGCTGTTCCAGCGCGCCGACATGGTCGAGGCCGGCTGGAGCGTCATCCAGCCGATACTCGATGTCTGGAAGGCGCTGCCGCCGCGCGCGTTTCCCAACTATGCCGCCGGAAGCTGGGGGCCGAAAGAAGCCGATGAGCTGCTGGAAGAGGACGGCCGGCACTGGGCGAATCCGCTCTGA
- a CDS encoding dynamin family protein yields the protein MTNYSENLERHLTQENPVLLGAARSFEELDSIARELGLIDPEYASAGQISWWPVISVLGTFSAGKSTFINHLLQTKIQRTGNQAVDDKFTVLSYSDDTESRTLPGIALDADPRFPFFQISKEIDQVLQGEGDRINAYLQLKTCGSPFLKGKIIIDSPGFDADPQRDTILAITKHIIDISDLVLVFFDARHPEPGAMKDTLRYLVTETIKRHDSNKFLFILNQMDTTAREDNPEEVVAAWHRALAESGLVTGRFYTIFSPDVSVPIADETLRQRYLQRRDRDWAEINARIQQLEIERSYRILGTLERLVEEFQDVALPEIEKVFKTYRKRLIRTDCATFLPVLGAAGYGMVEFVPLEPNLLVMAGSGVLAGLILLWSRVHVVLSKIFAAFGVRTLKKRQKALNIRWDMVRGFRANAVPWPFFRKPGLMGWSRRCEIQLSAIRQRCKESIQSLNDLYTNPSGRSETVGPVETVSPLEIASVAEPVPAILDEVEPGPEPSQESP from the coding sequence ATGACCAACTACTCCGAAAATCTCGAAAGGCATCTCACCCAGGAAAATCCGGTGCTGCTGGGCGCGGCGCGGAGTTTCGAGGAATTGGACAGCATCGCCCGCGAACTGGGCCTGATCGACCCGGAATACGCCAGCGCCGGCCAGATATCCTGGTGGCCGGTGATTTCGGTGTTGGGTACGTTTTCCGCCGGCAAGTCAACCTTCATAAACCACTTGCTGCAAACCAAGATCCAGCGCACCGGCAATCAGGCCGTGGACGACAAGTTCACGGTCCTGAGCTATTCCGACGATACGGAATCCCGGACACTGCCGGGCATCGCCCTGGATGCCGATCCCCGCTTCCCTTTCTTCCAGATCAGCAAGGAAATCGACCAGGTGCTGCAGGGCGAGGGCGACCGCATCAACGCCTACCTGCAGCTTAAGACCTGCGGCAGCCCCTTCCTCAAGGGCAAGATCATTATCGACTCGCCCGGATTCGACGCCGATCCGCAGCGCGACACCATCCTGGCGATCACCAAGCACATCATCGACATCTCGGACCTCGTGCTGGTGTTTTTCGACGCCCGCCATCCCGAACCCGGTGCGATGAAGGACACCTTGCGCTATCTGGTGACCGAAACCATCAAGCGCCACGACTCCAACAAGTTCCTGTTCATCCTCAACCAGATGGACACGACGGCGCGGGAGGACAATCCGGAGGAGGTGGTGGCGGCCTGGCACCGGGCTCTGGCGGAATCGGGACTGGTCACCGGCCGGTTCTACACGATCTTCTCGCCCGACGTCTCCGTGCCCATTGCCGACGAGACCCTGCGCCAGCGCTATCTCCAGCGCCGCGACCGCGACTGGGCGGAGATCAACGCACGCATCCAGCAGCTCGAAATTGAGCGTTCTTACCGCATCCTCGGTACCCTGGAACGTCTGGTCGAGGAGTTCCAGGACGTGGCATTGCCGGAAATCGAGAAGGTCTTCAAGACCTACCGCAAGCGCCTGATCCGGACCGACTGCGCGACCTTCCTGCCGGTGCTGGGGGCCGCCGGCTACGGCATGGTGGAATTCGTGCCGCTGGAGCCGAACCTCTTGGTGATGGCGGGATCGGGCGTGCTGGCGGGGCTGATATTGCTATGGTCGCGGGTCCATGTCGTGCTGAGCAAGATTTTTGCGGCGTTCGGCGTGCGGACCCTCAAAAAACGCCAGAAGGCGCTCAACATCCGCTGGGACATGGTTCGCGGTTTCCGGGCGAATGCCGTGCCTTGGCCGTTTTTCCGCAAGCCGGGCCTGATGGGCTGGAGCCGGCGCTGCGAGATTCAGTTGTCCGCGATCCGTCAGCGCTGCAAGGAATCGATCCAGTCGCTGAACGATTTGTACACGAATCCGTCGGGCAGGTCGGAAACAGTGGGGCCGGTCGAGACGGTTTCACCGCTGGAAATCGCGTCTGTGGCCGAACCGGTTCCAGCGATCCTGGACGAGGTCGAGCCAGGCCCGGAGCCGTCGCAAGAATCGCCCTAG